In Phaeobacter gallaeciensis DSM 26640, a genomic segment contains:
- the aspS gene encoding aspartate--tRNA ligase, which produces MHDYRSHTCAELNKSNVGETVRLSGWVHRVRDHGGLLFIDLRDHYGVTQVMADPDSPVFAEIEKVRSEWCIRIDGNVKARDESLVNDKIPTGEIEVFIRDIEVLGKSEELPLMVFGDQEYPEETRLRYRYLDLRREKMQKNMLLRSNMIQSIRRRMWDNGFNEYQTPIITASSPEGARDFLVPSRLHPGKFYALPQAPQQFKQLMMVSGFDKYFQIAPCFRDEDPRADRSPTDFYQLDLEMSFVTQQDVFDTIQPVMQGVFEEFGKGRKVDSEWPQISYKDAAKWYGTDKPDLRNPIKMQDCSEHFRGSGFAIFANLLENEGTEIRAIPAPTGGSRKFCDRMNKFAQGEGLPGMGYIFWRDQGEGMEAAGPLAKNIGPERTEAIRQQLGLGVGDAAFFLGGKPKTFESVAGRARTVIGEELGLTDKDRFAFCWIVDFPIYEKDEETGKIDFEHNPFSMPQGGMDALLDDPLAVKGYQYDLACNGYELVSGAIRNHKPEIMFKAFEIAGYGKEEVEKRFGGMVNAFQYGAPPHGGCAAGIDRMVMLLADEANIREVIMFPMNQRAEDLMMAAPSEPMSEQLMELGLRVIPQDQ; this is translated from the coding sequence ATGCACGACTATCGCAGCCATACCTGCGCCGAACTCAACAAATCCAACGTCGGTGAGACCGTCCGCCTGTCGGGCTGGGTCCACCGCGTGCGCGATCACGGCGGCCTTCTGTTTATCGACCTGCGCGACCACTACGGCGTCACGCAGGTTATGGCCGACCCCGACAGCCCGGTGTTTGCCGAGATCGAAAAGGTCCGTTCTGAATGGTGTATCCGCATCGATGGCAACGTGAAGGCTCGCGACGAGAGCCTGGTGAACGACAAGATCCCCACCGGTGAGATCGAAGTCTTCATCCGCGACATCGAAGTGCTCGGCAAATCCGAAGAGCTGCCGCTGATGGTCTTCGGCGATCAGGAATACCCGGAAGAAACCCGCCTGCGCTATCGCTATCTCGACCTGCGTCGCGAGAAGATGCAGAAGAACATGCTCTTGCGCTCCAACATGATCCAGTCGATCCGCCGCCGCATGTGGGACAACGGCTTCAACGAGTATCAGACGCCGATCATCACCGCCTCCAGCCCCGAAGGCGCGCGCGACTTCCTGGTGCCGTCGCGTCTGCATCCGGGCAAATTCTACGCGCTGCCGCAGGCCCCGCAGCAGTTCAAGCAGCTGATGATGGTGTCGGGCTTTGACAAATACTTTCAGATCGCGCCCTGTTTCCGCGATGAGGACCCGCGCGCAGACCGGTCGCCCACCGATTTCTATCAGCTCGATCTTGAGATGTCCTTTGTCACCCAGCAGGATGTGTTCGACACCATCCAGCCGGTGATGCAGGGCGTGTTCGAAGAGTTCGGGAAGGGCCGCAAGGTCGACAGCGAGTGGCCGCAGATCTCCTATAAGGATGCGGCTAAATGGTACGGTACTGATAAGCCGGACCTGCGCAACCCGATCAAGATGCAGGATTGCTCTGAGCATTTCCGCGGATCTGGTTTTGCCATCTTTGCAAACCTTCTGGAAAACGAAGGCACTGAAATCCGCGCCATCCCGGCGCCCACAGGTGGCAGCCGCAAATTCTGCGACCGGATGAACAAATTCGCTCAGGGCGAAGGCCTGCCGGGCATGGGCTATATCTTCTGGCGCGATCAGGGCGAAGGCATGGAAGCCGCAGGGCCCCTGGCCAAGAACATCGGCCCGGAGCGCACCGAAGCCATTCGCCAGCAGCTGGGTCTGGGCGTCGGCGATGCGGCCTTCTTCCTCGGCGGTAAGCCGAAGACCTTCGAAAGCGTTGCAGGCCGCGCCCGCACCGTGATCGGCGAAGAGCTGGGTCTCACTGACAAGGACCGCTTTGCCTTCTGCTGGATCGTGGATTTCCCGATCTACGAGAAGGACGAAGAAACCGGCAAGATCGATTTTGAGCACAACCCCTTCTCGATGCCTCAAGGTGGCATGGACGCGCTGCTGGACGATCCGCTGGCCGTCAAAGGCTACCAGTACGATCTGGCCTGTAACGGCTATGAGCTGGTCTCGGGCGCGATCCGGAACCACAAGCCGGAAATCATGTTCAAGGCCTTTGAAATTGCGGGCTACGGCAAGGAAGAAGTTGAGAAGCGTTTCGGCGGCATGGTCAACGCGTTCCAGTACGGCGCCCCGCCGCACGGTGGCTGCGCGGCCGGCATCGACCGGATGGTGATGCTGCTGGCGGATGAGGCCAACATCCGCGAGGTCATCATGTTCCCGATGAACCAGCGTGCTGAAGACCTGATGATGGCAGCGCCTTCCGAGCCGATGAGCGAACAGCTGATGGAGCTCGGCCTGCGGGTGATCCCACAGGATCAGTAA
- a CDS encoding DUF1800 domain-containing protein, which translates to MRFDPELAEIRFGCGLSPRHAPPVGPEEMLAALRAPDVAATDWPIPGFDGALADARAYSAARRTRKAAIGSPLFDARDKDLKRQRALMRDHQAAWFTQRLLRCITTPNGFRERLTLFWADHFTAQGKIAALRYGATPYVESAIRPNIAARFEDLLIAAVTSPLMLHYLDQHRSTGPNSRRAKRVARRRGRQVGLNENLAREVLELHTLGVGGPYGQQDVRQLAELFTGMIYDINNGFKFAPGWAEPGGETVLGQPYDVDVTGLEAIKQALRDLARHPATADHLARKLVVHFTRDTPDPVLVAHLADRYRATSGDLMQVYAALLEHPAAWESDLGNVKPPFAYLASACRALAMPPEALTKLSRPQVNRFFLRPMQRMGQRWEFSGGPDGWSEADGDWITPQALAERLRWCMSVPTQLMGAVPPPRTALQDALGSRSSARLRFVATAAETEREAVGLILAAPAFQRR; encoded by the coding sequence ATGCGCTTTGATCCGGAACTGGCAGAGATCCGCTTTGGCTGTGGTCTCTCGCCGCGCCACGCGCCTCCAGTGGGGCCGGAGGAGATGCTCGCAGCCTTGCGCGCGCCGGATGTGGCGGCCACGGATTGGCCGATACCGGGATTCGATGGCGCCTTGGCCGATGCGCGCGCCTATTCCGCCGCCCGCCGTACCCGCAAGGCGGCCATCGGCAGCCCGCTGTTCGACGCGCGGGATAAGGATCTGAAGCGCCAGCGGGCCCTGATGCGGGATCATCAGGCAGCATGGTTCACCCAGCGGCTCCTGCGCTGCATCACAACACCAAACGGGTTTCGGGAACGCCTGACCTTGTTCTGGGCCGATCACTTCACCGCGCAGGGCAAGATTGCTGCCTTGCGCTATGGGGCGACGCCCTATGTAGAGAGCGCAATCCGCCCCAATATCGCGGCCCGTTTCGAGGATCTGCTGATCGCAGCGGTGACCAGCCCGCTGATGCTGCATTATCTTGACCAGCACCGCTCCACCGGTCCCAACAGCCGCCGTGCCAAGCGGGTTGCCCGACGACGGGGGCGTCAGGTCGGCCTCAATGAAAATCTGGCCCGCGAAGTGCTGGAGCTGCACACGTTGGGGGTGGGCGGCCCATATGGGCAACAGGATGTGCGCCAGCTGGCAGAGCTGTTCACCGGGATGATTTACGACATCAACAACGGCTTCAAATTTGCGCCGGGTTGGGCGGAACCGGGCGGGGAGACGGTGTTGGGGCAGCCCTATGATGTCGATGTGACTGGCTTGGAGGCGATCAAACAGGCGCTGCGGGATCTGGCGCGGCACCCGGCGACGGCAGATCATCTGGCGCGGAAACTGGTCGTGCATTTCACCCGCGATACGCCGGACCCGGTTTTGGTCGCGCATCTGGCAGATCGCTACCGGGCGACCTCCGGGGATCTGATGCAGGTCTATGCGGCCCTGCTGGAGCATCCTGCTGCATGGGAGAGCGATCTGGGCAATGTGAAACCACCGTTTGCCTATCTCGCCTCCGCCTGTCGGGCGCTGGCGATGCCTCCCGAAGCCCTGACCAAACTCAGCCGCCCTCAGGTGAACCGTTTCTTCCTGCGTCCGATGCAGCGCATGGGGCAGCGCTGGGAATTTTCCGGCGGCCCCGATGGCTGGTCCGAGGCGGATGGCGACTGGATCACACCGCAGGCGCTGGCAGAGCGGTTGCGCTGGTGCATGTCGGTTCCGACGCAGTTGATGGGGGCCGTGCCGCCGCCGAGGACGGCGCTGCAAGACGCGCTTGGCAGCCGCAGTTCGGCGCGGCTGCGCTTTGTCGCGACCGCCGCCGAGACCGAGCGGGAGGCGGTGGGGCTGATCCTGGCCGCGCCTGCCTTCCAGCGCCGTTGA
- a CDS encoding DUF1501 domain-containing protein, giving the protein MINIPPSPSVSQSAGLSRRSFLTRSGLIGCSLAASPLLTPVSFAAAPWDTRLVVIILRGGMDAIDVVQPYGDPAYAGLRSTLMGGPEHGALDLDGYFALHPALAPLMPLWKAEQLGFIHAVSTPYRNKRSHFDGQDLLEAGTPGLHQRRDGWLNRLLQVTPGVEARTAFAIGQGEMKLLQGAAPVSDWSPDAQMSLSPQAERLAGLMMEQDPLFHSALSEALDLAESTTEDAMAGAGGRMGQGPRRPRPHQRIASYAAQQLRGESRIAAFSINGWDTHNRQTGALKRALRRLSETILTLHGDLGPGIWDKTAVVAMTEFGRTVRENGTGGTDHGTGGAMVLAGGAIKGGRVHGQWPGLAEAQLFDRRDLMPTGDVRAQMGWIMRGMIGTDHQAISDVIFPGVELGSDPGLLRG; this is encoded by the coding sequence ATGATAAATATACCGCCAAGCCCCTCTGTCAGCCAGTCTGCCGGCCTGTCCCGGCGTAGCTTTTTGACACGCTCCGGCCTCATCGGCTGTTCTCTGGCGGCCAGCCCGCTGCTTACCCCGGTCAGTTTTGCCGCTGCGCCCTGGGACACAAGGCTGGTGGTGATCATCTTGCGCGGGGGCATGGATGCGATTGATGTGGTACAACCCTACGGCGACCCCGCTTATGCCGGGCTGCGATCAACGCTGATGGGTGGGCCCGAGCATGGCGCGCTGGATCTTGACGGGTATTTTGCGCTGCATCCGGCCTTGGCCCCTTTGATGCCGCTGTGGAAGGCGGAGCAGCTGGGCTTTATCCATGCGGTCTCTACCCCCTATCGCAACAAACGCAGCCATTTTGACGGTCAGGACCTCTTGGAAGCAGGCACGCCGGGCTTGCATCAGCGTCGTGACGGTTGGCTCAATCGCCTCCTGCAAGTGACACCAGGGGTAGAGGCGCGTACCGCCTTTGCCATCGGGCAGGGCGAGATGAAGCTGTTGCAGGGTGCGGCGCCGGTCTCTGATTGGTCGCCGGATGCGCAGATGTCGCTCAGCCCTCAAGCAGAACGTCTCGCTGGGCTGATGATGGAGCAGGATCCGTTGTTTCACAGTGCCCTTTCAGAAGCGCTCGATCTGGCGGAAAGCACGACGGAGGATGCGATGGCCGGGGCGGGTGGTCGGATGGGGCAGGGCCCGCGTCGGCCTAGGCCGCATCAGCGGATTGCCAGTTACGCGGCGCAGCAGCTGCGTGGAGAGAGCCGGATCGCAGCCTTTTCCATCAACGGCTGGGATACCCACAACCGTCAGACTGGCGCGCTCAAACGGGCGCTGCGGCGACTTTCGGAGACGATCCTGACACTGCATGGCGACCTCGGCCCCGGGATCTGGGACAAAACAGCGGTGGTTGCCATGACCGAATTTGGCCGCACTGTGCGCGAAAACGGCACTGGCGGGACGGATCATGGGACCGGCGGTGCCATGGTGCTGGCCGGCGGCGCGATCAAGGGCGGCCGCGTGCATGGGCAATGGCCCGGTCTGGCGGAGGCCCAGCTGTTTGATCGCCGCGATCTGATGCCCACCGGGGATGTCCGCGCGCAGATGGGTTGGATCATGCGGGGCATGATCGGCACCGATCATCAGGCGATTTCGGATGTGATATTCCCGGGCGTTGAACTGGGCAGCGATCCGGGGCTGCTGCGGGGTTAG
- a CDS encoding response regulator, with product MDDSELFAAAHRLPTTKRPLLGLTILVVEDSRYACEAMRLLCLRSGARIRRADCLKSAHRHLKVYRPSVVIADLGLPDGSGADLIRSMAEATPRVGVILGISGDENGEAMAMEAGADGFLAKPITSLAAFQSAILSRLPAERQLSGPNELTDEEIEPDLLAFQDDMSHAAEVLNEAEEGQTLDYVAQFLGGVARSVGDSHLAGAAADLADARNTGRPVAAIAARVAGLVQERLKQKVAI from the coding sequence ATGGACGATTCGGAACTGTTTGCTGCCGCCCACCGCCTGCCCACGACGAAACGACCGTTGCTGGGGCTGACCATTCTTGTGGTGGAAGACAGCCGATACGCTTGCGAGGCGATGCGCCTGCTGTGCCTGCGCAGTGGCGCCCGAATCCGGCGCGCTGACTGTCTGAAATCCGCCCACCGACATCTGAAGGTCTATCGCCCCTCCGTGGTGATCGCCGATCTTGGCTTGCCAGATGGATCCGGAGCAGATCTCATACGCTCCATGGCCGAGGCCACTCCCCGTGTTGGCGTAATCCTTGGCATCTCCGGCGATGAAAACGGCGAGGCTATGGCGATGGAAGCCGGTGCAGATGGGTTCCTAGCGAAACCAATTACCTCGCTTGCCGCTTTTCAGTCCGCAATCCTGTCGCGCCTACCGGCAGAACGCCAGCTTTCCGGTCCGAATGAGTTGACGGATGAAGAGATCGAACCGGATCTCCTCGCTTTTCAGGATGATATGTCCCATGCGGCGGAAGTGCTGAACGAAGCCGAAGAGGGCCAGACCCTGGACTATGTGGCGCAATTCCTTGGGGGTGTCGCCCGCAGCGTTGGCGATTCCCATCTGGCCGGGGCCGCCGCCGATCTGGCGGACGCCCGTAACACCGGTCGCCCAGTTGCTGCAATTGCCGCCCGCGTCGCGGGGCTGGTGCAGGAACGTCTGAAGCAGAAGGTCGCCATCTGA
- the mce gene encoding methylmalonyl-CoA epimerase, with protein MIGRLNHVAIAVPDLDAASAQYRNTLGAKVGAPQDEPDHGVTVVFIELPNTKIELLYPLGEASPIAGFLEKNPAGGIHHICYEVDDILAARDRLKAEGARVLGSGEPKIGAHGKPVLFLHPKDFNGCLVELEQV; from the coding sequence ATGATTGGCCGCCTCAACCACGTCGCTATCGCCGTGCCCGACCTTGACGCCGCTTCGGCGCAGTATCGCAACACATTGGGCGCCAAGGTGGGTGCGCCGCAGGATGAGCCAGATCACGGTGTCACCGTGGTGTTCATCGAACTGCCCAACACCAAGATTGAGCTGCTCTACCCGCTGGGCGAGGCCTCGCCCATCGCAGGGTTTCTGGAGAAGAACCCGGCGGGCGGCATTCACCACATCTGCTATGAGGTGGATGACATCCTTGCCGCGCGTGACCGGCTGAAGGCGGAAGGCGCGCGGGTGCTTGGCTCCGGGGAGCCCAAGATTGGCGCCCATGGCAAACCGGTTCTTTTCCTGCATCCGAAGGATTTCAACGGCTGCCTGGTGGAATTGGAACAGGTTTGA
- a CDS encoding DUF1467 family protein yields MGVTSGLVLYAVIWFMTFLIVIPIRIETQGDRGEIVPGTHAGAPEHHYLKQKAVITTIAAAVLWAIIATIILSGWITVNDFDWFDRLPDPQ; encoded by the coding sequence ATGGGCGTGACATCCGGTTTGGTTCTTTATGCGGTGATCTGGTTCATGACCTTTCTGATCGTGATCCCGATCCGCATTGAGACGCAGGGCGACCGTGGCGAAATTGTGCCGGGCACCCATGCAGGCGCGCCTGAGCATCATTATCTGAAGCAGAAGGCAGTGATCACCACGATCGCCGCTGCCGTTCTCTGGGCGATCATCGCGACGATTATCCTCAGTGGTTGGATCACGGTGAATGATTTCGACTGGTTTGACCGGCTGCCTGATCCGCAATAG
- a CDS encoding EI24 domain-containing protein gives MILTDFTKALSQLGDPRFRKVLFLGVGLTVALLVVTHAAFLALIQWLVGPDATLPLIGPVTWIDDLLSITSLLLMLVLSVFLMVPVASAITSMFLDEVAQAVEDRHYPGLPPAIKTPFWDGVRDTINFLGVLVIANVLALVLYFMFAPFALFIFWGLNGFLLGREYFTLAAARRLGLPEAKRLRRKHLGTVWMAGVLMAMPLSIPLVNLLIPIIGAATFTHLFHRLARQEMAAR, from the coding sequence ATGATACTGACCGATTTCACCAAAGCTCTGAGCCAGCTCGGCGATCCCCGTTTCCGCAAGGTCCTGTTTCTGGGCGTCGGTCTTACCGTGGCGCTGCTGGTGGTGACCCATGCGGCGTTTCTGGCGCTGATCCAATGGCTGGTTGGCCCCGATGCCACCCTGCCATTGATTGGTCCAGTGACCTGGATCGATGATCTGTTGTCAATCACCTCGCTCCTGCTGATGCTGGTGCTATCGGTGTTTCTGATGGTGCCCGTGGCCTCGGCCATCACCTCAATGTTTCTGGATGAGGTCGCGCAGGCGGTGGAGGATCGCCACTATCCCGGGCTGCCCCCCGCTATCAAGACGCCGTTCTGGGACGGGGTGCGCGACACCATTAATTTCCTTGGCGTTCTGGTGATCGCCAATGTGCTGGCGCTGGTGCTGTACTTTATGTTTGCCCCCTTTGCGCTGTTTATCTTCTGGGGGCTGAACGGGTTTCTGCTGGGGCGTGAATATTTCACGCTGGCAGCGGCCCGCCGCCTGGGTCTGCCGGAGGCAAAGCGGTTGCGGCGCAAACATCTGGGCACGGTCTGGATGGCAGGCGTGCTGATGGCCATGCCGCTCTCGATCCCGCTGGTGAACCTGCTGATACCGATCATCGGGGCCGCAACATTCACCCATCTGTTCCACCGGCTGGCCCGGCAGGAAATGGCTGCGCGCTGA
- a CDS encoding nitroreductase family protein codes for MPPRNDAALAFLQSRRSRPAKTLVAPAPSREELLPLLTAAARTPDHGKLEPWRFIVIERPAMARLAELTSQAGERLGKSAEDITKGRSQFELGQLAVAVVEVQKPSSKIPTIEQTYSAGAVCLALLNAALAAGWGANWLSGWASHDAEFCAEAFDLQAHERIAGLIHIATEASAPPERPRPDLDALTTWMDQ; via the coding sequence ATGCCCCCTCGCAATGATGCTGCTCTGGCGTTTCTTCAATCACGCCGCTCTCGTCCGGCCAAGACACTGGTGGCCCCGGCCCCAAGTCGCGAAGAGTTGCTGCCACTCCTGACCGCGGCGGCGCGCACACCTGATCATGGCAAGCTGGAACCTTGGCGCTTCATCGTCATCGAGCGGCCCGCGATGGCGCGGCTGGCGGAGCTGACCAGCCAGGCCGGTGAGCGGCTTGGCAAATCGGCAGAAGACATTACCAAAGGCCGCAGCCAGTTTGAACTGGGGCAACTGGCCGTGGCAGTGGTGGAGGTTCAGAAACCCAGCTCTAAGATCCCGACCATTGAGCAGACCTACTCTGCCGGAGCGGTCTGTTTGGCGCTGCTGAATGCCGCTCTGGCTGCCGGATGGGGGGCGAACTGGCTGTCCGGATGGGCCAGCCATGACGCAGAATTCTGCGCCGAAGCCTTTGACCTACAGGCTCATGAGCGGATTGCAGGCCTGATCCATATTGCAACAGAGGCCTCGGCCCCGCCGGAACGGCCCCGCCCGGATCTGGACGCGCTGACAACCTGGATGGATCAATGA
- a CDS encoding DUF167 domain-containing protein yields MGKPKQKDLPDLSHLANAGDEIAVRVTPKAARNAVIPVAPAENGQGASLKITVTVAPENGKATAAVQALLARAMRVAPSDLTLLRGATSRDKVFVYRP; encoded by the coding sequence ATGGGTAAGCCAAAGCAGAAAGACCTCCCCGATCTGAGCCATCTGGCCAATGCCGGGGATGAGATCGCCGTTCGCGTCACACCGAAGGCCGCGCGCAATGCGGTCATCCCGGTAGCACCGGCCGAAAACGGGCAGGGGGCGTCGCTGAAGATCACGGTGACGGTCGCACCGGAGAACGGCAAGGCGACCGCTGCGGTTCAGGCGCTTCTGGCGCGGGCCATGCGGGTTGCGCCCTCCGATTTGACGCTGCTGCGTGGCGCGACCTCTCGCGACAAGGTGTTTGTCTACCGTCCCTGA
- a CDS encoding M48 family metalloprotease: MRRVLLMMGCALTMGLAACDTVVDSGSAPAARPSGPPVQGMSPAEGRSAFASVTRVVEPVAERECRVRTQGLNCDFLIRIDPNPKAPPNAYQSQDRSGRPVITFTQRMLGQIANRDELAFVMSHEAAHHIRGHLARKRQSAVAGSILLAGLASVSGASAADVARAQDLGAAVGARTYSKNFELEADELGTIITHKAGYRPSVGVKFFYRLPDPGDRFLGSHPANPDRVRVVNQTIQKYNLN, encoded by the coding sequence ATGCGTCGGGTTTTGCTGATGATGGGATGTGCGCTCACCATGGGGTTGGCAGCCTGTGATACTGTGGTCGACTCGGGGTCGGCACCTGCCGCGCGGCCGTCCGGCCCTCCGGTGCAGGGCATGTCCCCGGCTGAAGGGCGCAGCGCCTTTGCCTCGGTCACCCGCGTGGTGGAACCCGTTGCCGAACGCGAATGCCGTGTCCGGACGCAAGGGCTCAACTGCGATTTCCTCATTCGGATTGATCCAAACCCCAAGGCACCGCCAAATGCCTATCAGAGCCAGGACCGGTCCGGACGCCCGGTGATCACCTTTACCCAGCGGATGCTGGGACAGATCGCCAATCGCGACGAACTGGCTTTTGTGATGTCGCATGAAGCGGCGCACCATATCCGCGGCCACCTAGCGCGCAAACGTCAAAGCGCGGTCGCAGGCTCGATCTTGCTTGCCGGGCTTGCGAGCGTCTCCGGCGCAAGTGCCGCCGATGTGGCCCGCGCGCAGGATCTTGGTGCCGCGGTGGGCGCGCGTACCTATTCCAAAAATTTCGAGCTGGAAGCGGATGAGCTGGGCACCATCATCACCCATAAGGCCGGATATCGCCCTAGTGTCGGAGTGAAGTTCTTCTACCGTCTTCCCGATCCCGGTGATCGTTTCCTCGGCAGCCACCCGGCCAACCCGGACCGGGTGCGGGTGGTCAATCAGACCATCCAGAAATACAACCTGAATTGA
- a CDS encoding YigZ family protein — protein MSDLAQSVASLRQLGVVLSDRGSRYAVSGAQVTSRAQIDAVLAALKSDRSYAKATHNTWAAQLPTGGLKADDGESGAGMVILRMMEREGLRDHVIIVTRWYGGKKLGGDRFRRVQDAVRAYFDQGNAS, from the coding sequence TTGAGCGATCTGGCGCAGTCCGTCGCCTCCCTGAGGCAGCTCGGCGTCGTGCTGAGCGACCGTGGCTCGCGCTACGCGGTCAGCGGCGCGCAGGTCACCAGCCGGGCGCAGATCGACGCGGTTTTGGCAGCGCTGAAGTCCGACCGCAGCTATGCCAAGGCGACCCATAACACCTGGGCCGCCCAGCTGCCCACAGGCGGGCTGAAGGCGGATGACGGCGAAAGCGGTGCCGGTATGGTCATTCTGCGCATGATGGAACGTGAGGGATTGCGCGATCATGTCATCATCGTCACCCGTTGGTATGGCGGCAAGAAACTGGGCGGTGACCGCTTCCGCAGGGTTCAGGATGCGGTGCGCGCTTATTTCGATCAGGGGAACGCCAGTTGA
- a CDS encoding DUF6455 family protein → MTSQTNETSRGDLKTHAALFDRMAETVGLDLQEEAISGRLRFDEISEAVLRCTRCGGVGACHKWLDKGLRPGAEAPDFCRNRDLLAYLHEDEA, encoded by the coding sequence ATGACCAGCCAGACCAATGAGACCAGCCGAGGCGATCTGAAAACCCACGCTGCCCTGTTTGATCGCATGGCGGAAACCGTGGGGCTCGATCTTCAGGAGGAGGCGATTTCCGGTCGGCTGCGATTTGATGAGATCAGCGAGGCGGTGCTGCGTTGCACTCGTTGTGGCGGCGTCGGCGCCTGCCACAAATGGCTCGACAAAGGGCTGCGCCCGGGGGCCGAGGCGCCCGACTTCTGCCGCAACCGCGACCTGCTGGCCTATCTGCATGAGGATGAGGCCTAG
- a CDS encoding DUF6455 family protein: MHPLGHPLHHLRLIKRMGQACGVDLPASFAAGQITQTDWADMVTRCRGCREVARCEAFLDQIDRAADTMPKAPLQGCRNGDALLRLRD; encoded by the coding sequence ATGCACCCCTTGGGCCACCCGCTGCATCATCTGCGCCTGATCAAACGGATGGGGCAGGCGTGTGGCGTTGATTTGCCCGCCAGTTTCGCTGCAGGTCAGATCACGCAGACGGATTGGGCGGATATGGTGACCCGTTGCCGTGGTTGCCGCGAGGTTGCCCGTTGCGAGGCGTTTCTGGATCAGATCGACCGCGCCGCAGACACAATGCCAAAGGCGCCACTGCAGGGCTGCCGCAATGGCGACGCGCTGCTCCGGCTGCGGGACTAA
- a CDS encoding thiol-disulfide oxidoreductase DCC family protein: protein MPTPQDDTTEILYNGECPVCSIEIRHYANLAEQRELPLRFDDLNSEDLARWGVDADQAARRLHVRHQGEVLSGIPAFLVLWSQMPGYRWVARVVGLPGLRQLASALYDYVLAPVLYRWHRLRLRRSRHA, encoded by the coding sequence ATGCCAACCCCTCAGGACGACACCACCGAGATCCTCTATAACGGAGAGTGCCCGGTGTGCAGTATCGAGATCCGCCATTACGCCAATCTGGCGGAGCAGCGGGAGCTGCCGCTGCGTTTTGATGACCTCAACTCAGAAGATCTGGCGCGCTGGGGTGTTGATGCGGATCAGGCCGCACGGCGGCTGCATGTGCGCCATCAGGGCGAAGTGCTGAGTGGCATCCCGGCGTTTCTGGTGCTTTGGTCGCAGATGCCGGGGTATCGCTGGGTGGCGCGTGTGGTTGGGCTGCCGGGGCTGCGCCAGCTGGCCTCCGCCCTATATGACTATGTTCTGGCGCCGGTGCTCTATCGCTGGCATCGGCTGCGTCTGCGGCGCAGCCGCCACGCTTAG